In the Natronobacterium texcoconense genome, one interval contains:
- a CDS encoding phospholipase D-like domain-containing protein produces MKWPAVALLVVLALGTVVSGATAATGPTPTVDPPGEPATSQSAPSSALECPYEGVHESTASTRAEPPPNDNRTDVAIEADEPRIVELYPNPTTYRNVGEYVVLETPAETRLENWTITDGHTTASFPNESVSGRVAVSTNASATRSLTDDPVLELEGTVRLAVDGDTLELRDGDDTVDRVAYDEAPVAQRWYRTDSNAASSTTPTTDVDGRWWPRDATCLPASESDTDEATAFVFPDSPEVPRETIRNADDRLLLAGYTITSESVAEELVDAADRGVDVAVLLESGPVGGTPQTTEPVLRQLEDSDVDVRAIGGEGARYRYHHPKYAVADDHLLVTTENWKPSGTGGESSRGWGIRLEDERLAADLAAVFQADFEGWDTQSGAEFRQETSFVEDEESPPRSFPSEHPPEAVALESAELLVAPDNAERRLIELVRNADDELLVKQASIADDTQLLEETVDAARRGVDVRILLDSTWYHEDDNAALADDLGRTAQSEDLPLEVRLLEDSDRFEKIHAKGVVVDREVAVVGSANWNDNAFENNREVLIAAHGEEAAGFYAAVFEDDWAEEGWTLPLELSATVVVALAGAAVVGYRYVRFGEEH; encoded by the coding sequence ATGAAGTGGCCTGCTGTCGCGCTGTTGGTCGTCCTCGCTCTGGGGACTGTCGTCAGCGGTGCGACCGCGGCTACCGGACCGACGCCGACGGTCGACCCACCGGGTGAACCAGCGACGTCACAGTCAGCGCCCTCGAGTGCACTCGAGTGTCCATACGAGGGTGTTCACGAGTCTACGGCTTCCACGAGAGCGGAACCGCCGCCGAACGACAATCGAACTGACGTGGCGATCGAAGCCGACGAACCGCGGATCGTCGAACTCTATCCGAACCCGACGACCTACCGGAACGTCGGCGAGTACGTCGTCCTCGAGACGCCCGCAGAAACCCGACTCGAGAACTGGACGATCACCGACGGACACACGACGGCGTCGTTCCCAAACGAGAGTGTCTCCGGACGCGTCGCAGTCAGTACGAACGCGAGCGCCACGCGGTCGCTGACCGACGATCCGGTGCTCGAACTCGAGGGAACTGTCCGTCTCGCCGTCGACGGTGATACGCTCGAACTCCGAGACGGCGACGATACCGTCGACCGCGTTGCCTACGACGAGGCACCGGTCGCACAGCGATGGTATCGAACTGATTCGAACGCGGCCTCGAGCACAACGCCGACGACGGACGTCGACGGCCGCTGGTGGCCCCGCGATGCGACCTGTCTCCCCGCCTCTGAGAGCGACACTGACGAGGCGACGGCGTTCGTCTTTCCGGACTCGCCCGAGGTTCCACGGGAGACGATCCGGAACGCCGACGACCGCCTCCTGCTTGCCGGCTACACGATCACCTCCGAATCAGTCGCCGAGGAACTGGTCGACGCAGCCGACCGCGGCGTCGACGTGGCCGTCCTCCTCGAGTCCGGACCCGTCGGGGGAACGCCACAGACGACCGAACCGGTCCTGAGGCAACTCGAGGACAGCGACGTGGACGTCCGCGCGATTGGCGGCGAAGGAGCACGCTACCGCTATCACCACCCCAAGTACGCCGTCGCCGACGACCACCTTCTCGTCACGACCGAAAACTGGAAGCCCTCGGGGACGGGCGGCGAGTCCAGCCGTGGCTGGGGAATTCGACTCGAGGACGAACGACTCGCTGCGGATCTCGCGGCCGTCTTCCAGGCCGACTTCGAGGGATGGGACACCCAGTCCGGGGCCGAGTTCCGGCAGGAGACGTCGTTCGTCGAAGACGAAGAGTCGCCGCCGCGGTCGTTTCCCAGCGAACATCCGCCCGAGGCCGTTGCCCTCGAGTCGGCCGAACTCCTCGTTGCCCCCGACAACGCCGAGCGGCGATTGATCGAACTTGTCCGGAACGCAGACGACGAACTACTGGTCAAGCAGGCCAGTATCGCCGACGACACACAACTGCTCGAGGAGACCGTCGATGCGGCCCGCCGTGGCGTCGACGTCCGTATCCTGCTCGACTCGACGTGGTACCACGAGGACGACAACGCTGCACTCGCGGACGACCTCGGACGAACGGCCCAAAGTGAAGACCTACCGCTCGAGGTGCGACTCCTCGAGGACTCCGACCGGTTCGAGAAGATCCATGCGAAAGGCGTCGTCGTCGACCGCGAGGTCGCCGTCGTCGGTAGTGCCAACTGGAACGACAACGCCTTCGAGAACAACCGCGAGGTACTGATCGCGGCCCACGGCGAGGAGGCCGCCGGGTTCTACGCGGCGGTCTTCGAGGACGACTGGGCGGAAGAAGGGTGGACGCTGCCGCTCGAGTTGTCGGCGACCGTCGTCGTCGCGCTCGCGGGGGCAGCGGTCGTTGGATACCGATACGTTCGGTTCGGCGAGGAACACTGA
- a CDS encoding metal-dependent transcriptional regulator, which translates to MNTADQYLKAIYLAQRIEDGPASTGTLADLLEVSPASVNEMIGKLEDRDLVEHEKYKGASLTDEGLERAHDALQTYCIIERFLANVLEVEEFREEARALESVIDDTVAERLDTIIDRPEECPDCFDPERDCCERLEAEIGGRAD; encoded by the coding sequence ATGAACACCGCAGATCAGTATCTCAAGGCGATCTATCTCGCTCAACGCATCGAAGACGGTCCAGCCTCGACGGGCACCCTCGCGGACTTGCTCGAGGTGAGTCCAGCGAGCGTCAACGAAATGATCGGCAAACTCGAGGATCGCGACCTCGTCGAACACGAGAAGTACAAGGGCGCGAGCCTGACCGACGAAGGGCTCGAGCGCGCCCACGACGCCTTGCAGACCTACTGTATCATCGAGCGATTCCTCGCGAACGTCCTCGAGGTCGAGGAGTTTCGGGAGGAGGCCCGCGCTCTAGAGAGCGTCATCGACGACACGGTCGCCGAACGACTGGATACGATCATCGACCGACCCGAGGAGTGTCCGGACTGTTTCGACCCCGAACGCGACTGCTGTGAGCGACTCGAGGCCGAAATCGGCGGACGCGCGGACTGA
- a CDS encoding M41 family metallopeptidase has product MSLGQRVSSDHQLARLLQIGVVLEEVVESRAAHHLESLPPDERTDVDEEVRELLDEASEESAEHRERLEALIADLEAETVAYEEINALVDAQYGPPEDTDGVLYDQLANEETAYKFYDDLIEAVEASDAEFAIDRERLLETLYEIREEEKEGVEEVTEIMEHIA; this is encoded by the coding sequence ATGAGTCTGGGACAGCGCGTCTCGAGCGACCACCAGCTCGCCCGATTGCTCCAGATCGGGGTCGTGCTGGAGGAGGTCGTCGAATCACGCGCCGCTCACCACCTCGAGTCGCTCCCTCCCGACGAGCGAACGGACGTCGACGAAGAGGTACGTGAACTGCTCGACGAGGCCAGCGAAGAGTCGGCCGAGCACCGCGAGCGCCTCGAGGCACTGATCGCCGACCTCGAGGCCGAGACGGTCGCTTACGAGGAGATAAACGCCCTCGTCGACGCCCAGTACGGGCCGCCGGAGGACACCGACGGCGTCCTCTACGACCAGCTAGCGAACGAAGAGACCGCCTACAAGTTCTACGACGACCTCATCGAGGCGGTCGAGGCCTCCGACGCCGAGTTCGCGATCGACCGCGAGCGGCTTCTCGAGACGCTGTACGAGATTCGCGAGGAAGAGAAGGAAGGGGTCGAAGAGGTGACCGAGATTATGGAGCACATAGCATGA
- the sufD gene encoding Fe-S cluster assembly protein SufD — protein sequence MSTTQVHANLTEEQVREISEGLDEPEWLLETRLEALEALEELDMPDVIRTPGRSWTNLHDLDYESLVDPLNAAEDKDQVGPDEVDVLPWGEAVQEHEDLIKEQFGSVVDPQENYLTALSTALFSTGTVVYVPEGVDAEDVTIRTEQNSRSLFNYTLVVTEESSSVTILERQSTGAEQDEQYYSGIVEVVAGENSSVQYGSLQNLSEEAYNFSLKRGDADTYATIDWIEVNLGTQLTKSGVSTELNGDSSETQIVGAFYGHNDQHFDLDAKVWHRAEHTTADLVTRGVTDDVARSVYEGVQDVGRDAWDTSSYQRENTLMLSDESEADASPKLIINNHDTEASHSATVGQIDQEDLLYMTSRGIDPRSARNMLVEGFFVPVLEEIAVDELREDLEELIEARLRKRD from the coding sequence ATGAGCACGACGCAGGTACACGCCAATCTGACGGAAGAACAGGTCCGCGAAATCAGCGAGGGTCTCGACGAACCGGAGTGGCTCCTCGAGACCCGCCTCGAGGCACTCGAGGCACTCGAGGAACTGGACATGCCCGACGTCATCCGGACGCCTGGGCGGTCCTGGACGAACCTCCACGACCTCGACTACGAGTCGCTCGTGGACCCGCTGAACGCCGCGGAAGACAAGGATCAGGTCGGCCCCGACGAGGTCGACGTCCTCCCATGGGGCGAAGCAGTCCAGGAACACGAGGACCTCATCAAAGAGCAGTTCGGATCCGTCGTCGATCCCCAGGAAAACTACCTGACGGCGCTTTCCACGGCGCTGTTTAGCACCGGGACCGTCGTCTACGTCCCCGAGGGCGTCGACGCCGAGGACGTCACCATCCGGACCGAGCAGAACTCGCGTTCGCTGTTCAACTACACGCTCGTCGTCACCGAGGAGTCCTCTTCGGTCACGATCCTCGAGCGGCAGTCGACCGGTGCCGAACAGGACGAACAGTACTACAGCGGGATCGTCGAAGTCGTCGCCGGCGAGAACAGTTCGGTACAGTACGGTAGCCTCCAGAACCTCTCGGAGGAGGCCTACAACTTCTCGCTCAAGCGCGGCGACGCCGACACGTACGCGACGATCGACTGGATCGAGGTCAACCTCGGCACGCAACTGACGAAGTCCGGCGTCTCGACGGAGCTCAACGGTGACTCCTCCGAGACCCAGATTGTCGGGGCCTTCTACGGCCACAACGACCAGCACTTCGACTTAGACGCGAAGGTCTGGCACCGCGCCGAACACACCACGGCCGACCTCGTGACCCGCGGCGTCACCGACGACGTCGCCCGATCGGTCTACGAGGGCGTCCAGGACGTCGGCCGCGACGCCTGGGACACCAGCTCCTACCAGCGCGAGAACACCCTCATGCTCTCCGACGAGAGCGAGGCCGACGCCTCGCCGAAGCTGATCATCAACAACCACGACACCGAGGCCAGCCACTCGGCGACGGTCGGCCAGATCGACCAGGAGGACCTGCTGTACATGACCTCCCGTGGCATCGACCCCCGTTCCGCACGGAACATGCTCGTCGAAGGCTTCTTCGTGCCCGTCCTCGAGGAAATCGCTGTCGACGAACTGCGCGAGGACCTCGAAGAACTGATCGAGGCGCGTCTTCGCAAGCGCGACTAA
- the sufB gene encoding Fe-S cluster assembly protein SufB, translating into MSSEQDHLKETDTEARFEFKKEQNAAVKSDKGLTEEVIRMISDDKDEPDWMLERRLRALEQYQNMPMPSNWPGMPDLSGLDVEEIIPYIRPDVDKREGVDDWTELPDEIKDTFDKLGIPEAEKNALSGVGAQYESEVVYQNMQEQWEEKGVIFMNMDRAVQEHPELVKEHFMTTCVPPSDNKFAALHGAVWSGGSFVYVPEDVTVEMPVQAYFRMNSEGMGQFEHTLIIAEEGSEVHYIEGCSAPKYGAHNLHSGGVEVFVKEDAHVQYSTVQNWSKNTYNLNTKRAIVEENGTMEWISGSMGSKATMLYPCSILKGRGATDTHITIAFAGEGQDIDTGAKVYHNAPETSSTIESKSISKDGGRTNYRGLVHIADGAENSSTAVECDALMFDNESTSDTMPYMEIEESKVDVAHEATVGKIGDEDIFYLQSRGLDDDDAKKMIVAGFIEPITEELPIEYAVELNRLIELEMEGSLG; encoded by the coding sequence ATGAGTTCCGAACAAGATCACCTCAAAGAAACTGACACTGAAGCGCGGTTCGAGTTCAAGAAAGAACAGAACGCCGCGGTGAAATCCGACAAGGGGCTGACCGAGGAGGTCATCCGCATGATCTCCGACGACAAGGACGAGCCCGACTGGATGCTCGAGCGCCGTCTGCGCGCACTCGAGCAGTACCAGAACATGCCGATGCCGTCGAACTGGCCCGGCATGCCCGACCTCTCGGGGCTGGACGTCGAAGAGATCATTCCCTATATCCGCCCGGACGTCGACAAGCGTGAAGGCGTCGACGACTGGACGGAACTGCCCGACGAGATCAAGGACACCTTCGACAAGCTGGGTATCCCGGAAGCCGAGAAGAACGCCCTCTCGGGCGTCGGCGCCCAGTACGAGTCGGAGGTCGTCTACCAGAACATGCAGGAGCAGTGGGAGGAGAAGGGCGTCATCTTCATGAACATGGACCGCGCGGTCCAGGAGCACCCAGAGCTCGTCAAAGAGCACTTCATGACGACCTGCGTGCCGCCGAGCGACAACAAGTTCGCGGCGCTGCACGGGGCCGTCTGGTCCGGCGGATCCTTCGTCTACGTTCCCGAAGACGTCACCGTCGAGATGCCCGTCCAGGCGTACTTCCGGATGAACTCGGAAGGGATGGGGCAGTTCGAGCACACGCTCATCATCGCCGAGGAAGGCTCCGAGGTCCACTACATCGAGGGCTGTTCCGCACCGAAGTACGGTGCTCATAACCTCCACTCGGGTGGCGTCGAGGTCTTCGTCAAAGAAGACGCTCACGTCCAGTACTCCACGGTCCAGAACTGGTCGAAGAACACCTACAACCTCAACACGAAACGCGCCATCGTCGAAGAGAACGGCACGATGGAGTGGATCTCGGGCTCGATGGGCTCGAAGGCCACCATGCTCTACCCGTGCTCGATCCTCAAGGGTCGCGGCGCGACCGACACCCACATCACCATCGCCTTCGCCGGCGAGGGCCAGGACATCGACACTGGCGCGAAGGTCTACCACAACGCGCCCGAGACGAGTTCGACCATCGAATCGAAGTCGATCTCCAAAGACGGCGGCCGCACCAACTACCGCGGCCTCGTCCACATCGCCGACGGCGCCGAGAACTCCTCCACTGCAGTCGAGTGTGACGCGCTGATGTTCGACAACGAGTCTACCTCGGACACCATGCCGTACATGGAGATCGAGGAGTCGAAGGTCGACGTCGCACACGAGGCGACCGTCGGCAAGATCGGCGACGAGGACATCTTCTACCTCCAGTCCCGCGGACTGGACGACGACGACGCCAAGAAGATGATCGTCGCCGGCTTCATCGAGCCGATCACGGAGGAACTGCCGATCGAGTACGCGGTCGAACTCAACCGCCTCATCGAACTCGAGATGGAGGGAAGCCTCGGATAA
- a CDS encoding ABC transporter ATP-binding protein: MARLELSNLHAEVAEGDEQILEGVDLEVESGEIHALMGPNGSGKSTTAKVIAGHPAYEVTEGEVLIHLEEDEFGDDVEIDEDQRTWNLLDLEPNERAALGVFLGFQYPAEIEGVTMTNFLRTALNAKLEEREELFEEEEGEEEEEDEGFETSPMEGPADEGEIGVAEFQEILQEKMEQLDMDEKFAQRYLNAGFSGGEKKQNEVLQAAILEPSVAVLDEIDSGLDIDRLQDVSEGINALRDEQGTGILQITHYQRILDYVEPDHVHVMLDGQIAKSGDASLAEELEDKGYDWVREEVYGTA, translated from the coding sequence ATGGCACGTCTCGAACTGAGCAACCTGCACGCGGAAGTAGCTGAGGGCGACGAGCAGATTCTCGAGGGCGTCGACCTCGAGGTCGAATCGGGCGAAATCCACGCCCTGATGGGTCCAAACGGCTCCGGGAAGTCGACGACCGCGAAGGTCATCGCCGGCCACCCAGCCTACGAGGTCACCGAGGGCGAAGTCCTCATCCACCTCGAGGAAGACGAGTTCGGCGACGACGTCGAGATCGACGAGGACCAGCGCACCTGGAACCTGCTCGACCTCGAGCCGAACGAGCGTGCCGCGCTCGGCGTCTTCCTCGGCTTCCAGTACCCCGCCGAGATCGAGGGCGTCACGATGACGAACTTCCTCCGTACGGCACTCAACGCCAAACTCGAGGAGCGCGAGGAGCTCTTCGAGGAAGAGGAAGGCGAAGAAGAGGAGGAAGACGAAGGCTTCGAAACGTCGCCGATGGAAGGCCCCGCGGACGAGGGCGAGATCGGCGTCGCCGAGTTCCAGGAGATCCTCCAGGAGAAGATGGAGCAGCTGGACATGGACGAGAAGTTCGCCCAGCGCTACCTCAACGCCGGCTTCTCCGGCGGCGAGAAGAAACAGAACGAAGTGTTGCAGGCCGCGATCCTCGAGCCGTCGGTCGCCGTCCTCGACGAGATCGACTCCGGGCTCGACATCGACCGCCTTCAGGACGTCTCCGAGGGCATCAACGCGCTTCGAGACGAGCAGGGCACCGGCATTCTCCAGATCACTCACTACCAGCGCATCCTCGACTACGTCGAGCCAGACCACGTCCACGTGATGCTCGACGGCCAGATCGCAAAGAGCGGCGACGCCTCGCTCGCCGAGGAACTCGAGGACAAAGGGTACGACTGGGTTCGCGAAGAAGTCTACGGCACTGCGTAA
- a CDS encoding DNA-directed DNA polymerase — translation MTEPGQAGLTAFSSSPESADEERPDEEAVAVAGASADGGVEVIDVVEETLPEPDGELELAVMQVDYTVAGYGAEEQPIIHVFGRTPDGTLEHVQVVDFKPYFYAPTETLERPPEEEYDRLTGSREKDRNGEHYESIRGEKLTRIFGQTPRDVGQVRDDFEHYEADILFPNRFLIDKDVRSGIRIPERRAEDDSLVIHHEEVEPTDVDAEPRVCMFDIEVDDRSGFPEDGEEKILCLTSHDSYLDEYIMWVWEADEGDGEIPTEIEGYDPIEGEIDHEVRAFEEEEAMLEAFIDYVDETDPDVLTGWNFEDFDAPYFLDRLEELQGGHDYNLEIDRLSRVDEVWRSNWGGPDVKGRVVFDLLYGYQRMVFSELDSYRLDAVGEEELGVGKERYAGDIGDLWEDDPTRLLEYNLRDVELCVELDRQQAIIAFWDEVRSFVGCKLEDAPTPGDAVDMYVLHQAYGEFALPSKGQQEAGEEYEGGAVFEPITGVKENVTVLDLKSLYPMCMVTTNASPETKVDPEAYDGETYEAPTGTHFRKEPDGVNREMIEELLAEREEKKELRDEHEPGSPEYEQYDRQQGAVKVIMNSLYGVSGWEQFRLYDKEAASAITATGREVIEFTETAAKELDYQVTYGDTDSVMLELGDGIPKEEAIETSFKIEEHINNRYDDFAREDLNAEEHRFQIEFEKLYRRFFQAGKKKRYAGHITWKEGKDVDTIDIVGFEYQRSDIAPITKDVQHRVIEMIVKEGDVEGAKEYVNGVIEDVLAGEVSLENIAIPGGIGKRLDNYDTDTAQVRGAKYANLLLETNFQRGSKPKRLYLDRIDPAFFRRMENEEGFDPQRDPLYGAFKRDPDVICFEYEDQIPDEFEIDYDKMLEKTLKGPIERILEALDISWEEVKSGQEQTGLDSFM, via the coding sequence ATGACCGAGCCGGGCCAGGCCGGACTCACGGCGTTTTCGTCGTCGCCGGAGTCCGCGGACGAGGAGAGACCCGACGAAGAGGCAGTTGCAGTCGCCGGCGCGAGTGCCGACGGTGGCGTCGAGGTGATCGACGTCGTCGAGGAGACGCTTCCGGAACCCGACGGCGAACTCGAACTCGCCGTCATGCAGGTCGACTACACGGTCGCCGGCTACGGAGCCGAGGAACAGCCGATCATCCACGTCTTCGGGCGGACGCCGGATGGCACCCTCGAGCACGTCCAGGTAGTCGATTTCAAACCGTACTTCTACGCGCCGACGGAGACGCTCGAGCGGCCACCAGAGGAGGAGTACGACCGGCTGACGGGGAGCCGCGAGAAGGACCGAAACGGCGAACACTACGAGAGTATCCGTGGCGAGAAACTGACCCGTATCTTTGGCCAGACGCCACGCGACGTCGGACAGGTCCGTGACGACTTCGAACACTACGAGGCGGACATTCTCTTCCCGAACCGCTTTCTGATCGACAAGGACGTCCGTAGCGGCATCCGTATCCCGGAACGCCGCGCCGAAGACGACTCGCTGGTGATCCACCACGAGGAGGTCGAACCGACCGACGTCGACGCCGAACCGCGCGTCTGTATGTTCGACATCGAGGTCGACGACCGCTCCGGATTCCCAGAAGACGGCGAAGAGAAGATCCTCTGTCTCACGAGTCACGATTCCTATCTTGACGAGTACATTATGTGGGTCTGGGAGGCCGACGAGGGCGACGGCGAGATTCCGACCGAAATCGAGGGGTACGACCCGATCGAGGGCGAGATCGACCACGAGGTCCGGGCCTTCGAGGAGGAAGAAGCGATGCTCGAGGCCTTTATCGACTACGTCGACGAGACCGACCCCGACGTGCTGACGGGCTGGAACTTCGAGGACTTCGACGCTCCCTACTTCCTCGATCGGCTCGAGGAACTCCAGGGCGGCCACGATTACAACCTCGAGATCGACCGACTCTCTCGAGTCGACGAGGTCTGGCGGAGCAACTGGGGCGGTCCGGACGTCAAGGGACGGGTCGTCTTCGACCTCCTGTACGGGTATCAGCGGATGGTCTTCTCGGAACTGGACTCCTACCGACTCGACGCTGTCGGCGAGGAAGAACTCGGCGTCGGCAAGGAGCGATACGCCGGCGACATCGGTGATCTCTGGGAGGACGACCCCACCCGGTTACTCGAGTACAACCTCCGGGACGTCGAACTCTGTGTCGAACTCGACCGTCAGCAGGCGATCATCGCCTTCTGGGACGAGGTGCGGTCGTTCGTCGGCTGCAAGTTAGAGGATGCGCCCACGCCAGGTGACGCGGTCGACATGTACGTCCTCCACCAGGCCTACGGCGAGTTCGCGCTGCCCTCGAAAGGCCAGCAGGAAGCCGGTGAGGAGTACGAGGGCGGTGCCGTCTTCGAGCCGATCACGGGCGTCAAGGAGAACGTCACCGTGCTCGACCTGAAGTCGCTGTACCCGATGTGTATGGTGACGACTAACGCAAGCCCAGAGACGAAGGTCGATCCCGAGGCGTACGACGGCGAGACCTACGAAGCGCCGACGGGGACCCACTTCCGGAAGGAACCGGACGGGGTCAACCGGGAGATGATCGAAGAACTGCTCGCCGAGCGCGAGGAGAAGAAGGAACTCCGGGACGAACACGAACCCGGTTCTCCCGAATACGAGCAGTACGACCGCCAGCAAGGAGCTGTAAAGGTTATTATGAACTCTCTGTATGGCGTGTCGGGATGGGAACAGTTCAGGCTGTACGATAAAGAGGCAGCATCTGCGATCACTGCCACTGGCCGCGAAGTGATCGAATTTACCGAGACTGCTGCAAAAGAGCTGGATTATCAGGTTACGTATGGTGATACCGACAGCGTGATGCTCGAGCTCGGCGACGGCATCCCGAAGGAAGAAGCCATCGAGACCTCCTTCAAGATCGAGGAGCACATCAACAACCGGTACGACGACTTCGCTCGAGAGGATCTGAACGCGGAGGAACACCGCTTCCAGATCGAGTTCGAGAAGCTCTACCGGCGGTTCTTCCAGGCGGGCAAGAAGAAACGCTACGCCGGACACATCACCTGGAAGGAAGGAAAGGACGTCGACACGATCGACATCGTCGGCTTCGAGTACCAGCGGTCGGACATCGCGCCGATCACCAAGGACGTCCAGCATCGGGTTATCGAGATGATCGTCAAGGAAGGCGACGTCGAAGGTGCCAAGGAGTACGTCAACGGCGTCATCGAGGACGTCCTGGCCGGCGAGGTGAGCCTCGAGAACATCGCCATCCCGGGCGGCATCGGCAAGCGACTGGACAACTACGACACGGACACGGCCCAGGTCCGGGGTGCGAAGTACGCGAACCTCCTGCTCGAGACCAACTTCCAGCGCGGGAGCAAACCCAAGCGACTCTATCTGGATCGGATCGACCCCGCCTTCTTCCGTCGGATGGAGAACGAGGAAGGGTTCGACCCCCAGCGTGACCCCCTCTACGGCGCATTCAAGCGCGACCCAGACGTCATCTGCTTCGAGTACGAAGACCAGATTCCCGACGAGTTCGAGATCGACTACGACAAAATGCTCGAGAAGACCCTGAAGGGACCGATCGAACGCATTCTCGAGGCGCTCGACATCTCGTGGGAGGAAGTCAAGAGTGGGCAAGAGCAGACGGGCCTCGATAGCTTCATGTAA
- a CDS encoding DUF7331 family protein gives MSPPLNDDETTDRREPSSEPEGTATIESYETEEGVVFYDAENPLAWVETSRTLTLEELA, from the coding sequence ATGTCTCCCCCCCTAAACGACGACGAAACGACGGATCGACGCGAGCCGAGCAGTGAACCCGAGGGAACTGCGACGATCGAGTCCTACGAGACCGAGGAAGGCGTCGTCTTCTATGACGCCGAAAACCCCCTCGCGTGGGTGGAAACGTCGCGGACGCTGACCCTCGAGGAACTGGCCTGA
- a CDS encoding DUF7322 domain-containing protein, translating to MVFEGSDHEPDEPEEYDPEAEFRDPDSDSLTIPDVTPESESESEWDPAQLPTVSPPEVATPETDVPPELAKTFWALVLVVNAAVFALALGILFLLFEGNTTYAAWLIGGGIVLVAFAIRRYLTFDSDSLESEPTDGNDEANAESEAEVDADGHDSTTESTPAENPDDTDP from the coding sequence GTGGTATTCGAGGGGAGCGACCACGAGCCAGACGAACCCGAAGAGTACGATCCGGAGGCCGAGTTCCGGGATCCCGACAGCGACTCGCTGACGATTCCCGACGTCACACCCGAGTCGGAGTCGGAGTCGGAGTGGGATCCAGCACAGTTGCCGACGGTGAGTCCTCCAGAGGTCGCTACTCCCGAGACCGACGTCCCACCCGAACTCGCGAAGACCTTCTGGGCGCTCGTACTCGTGGTCAACGCTGCAGTTTTCGCCCTCGCTCTCGGCATCCTATTTCTGCTATTCGAGGGGAACACGACCTACGCCGCCTGGCTGATCGGCGGCGGAATCGTCCTCGTTGCCTTCGCTATCCGCCGATACCTGACATTCGATTCCGACTCGCTGGAGTCCGAACCGACGGACGGAAACGACGAAGCGAACGCCGAGTCCGAAGCCGAAGTCGACGCCGACGGGCACGATTCCACTACGGAATCCACGCCAGCCGAGAATCCAGACGACACCGACCCATGA
- a CDS encoding DUF7346 family protein: MNPVRDDRGNQYLLVKRSESASLVRNPETGDECYIQNDRLEFIEASGLETAAETIDDPVRTLLTNVHDEKTLGLLVELENRGTLGVRTLLDEYDLCESDLHGRLTVLTAAGLLEETEVAGERGYRVTETCERALEAIRNTVDDEAD, translated from the coding sequence ATGAACCCAGTTCGAGACGACCGAGGCAACCAGTACCTGCTCGTGAAACGCTCCGAAAGCGCGAGTCTCGTCCGCAACCCCGAAACTGGCGACGAGTGTTACATCCAGAACGACCGCCTCGAGTTCATAGAGGCGTCCGGTCTCGAGACGGCGGCCGAAACGATCGACGACCCGGTTCGAACCCTCCTGACGAACGTCCACGACGAGAAGACGCTCGGTCTGCTGGTCGAACTCGAGAACCGCGGGACGCTCGGCGTTCGAACGCTGCTCGACGAGTACGACCTCTGCGAGAGCGACCTCCACGGACGACTGACCGTCCTCACGGCTGCCGGCTTGCTTGAGGAAACCGAGGTCGCCGGCGAACGTGGCTATCGTGTCACCGAGACGTGTGAGCGAGCGCTCGAGGCGATTCGAAATACCGTCGACGACGAAGCCGACTAG